The genomic DNA TATAGCCACCAGACTGAGTGAAGCCCCCGTCTCATGGTCGCCTACGACCCGCTCCTGTCCGTTAATAGAGACCATCCTGCGGCTGGCTTGCCATGATAGCGTTGCGGCCAAGTACCTACCGGCGTTCCCACCCAATGGCTGGCATCAGCGATTCGTTGGACCCTTCCGGGTATCATCTATTTGATTCGTGGTGTATCCCAAACAATAGCGACGGACCTGTGGAATTTTCTTGTCTTTTAACAGCTTCCTGCGGTAAATTATTGAAAATTCAAGTTCAATATTTGCTCTATTAACCTGCCCTCTTTTAAAACGAATCCTAATGATGGAGGCGCCTCATTACCGCCATAAACCCGCTTTTATGGCGGACCGGTTTTTGTGGAGAGGATCGCGAATGGATGCTAAAAAATATTTCATCAGTTACACAGAGCGCGATAAAGCATGGGCAACCTGGATTGCGGGCGTACTGGAAGAACATGGTCAGACTGCTCGGATTCAGGCATGGGATATTCTCCCAGGGGAAAATTTTATAACCAAAATGGATAATTTCCTGCGGGAATGTGATGTTTGTATTCCCATTTTTTCAGAGGCATATTTGGATTCCGCCTATTGCAAAGAAGAATGGACAAACGCATTTGGCCGCGCTGTTAAGAAAAAAGACAAAAAGATAATCCCCGTCAGAGTTACAAATGTGGAGCCTGACGGACTTTTATATGGATTAGTATGTATTGATCTACACGACGTCCATGATGAAGAAAAGGCGGAGCAGAAACTTCTAATCGGCATTGGCTTGCAAAAAGTGTCCCGGGAGAAACCCCCTTTCCCAGGGTCAGCAAAACAGCGGGCACCGTTCCCAGGCAGTCTCCCACAGAACAACCTACAGGAACGCAATCCGTATTTTTCAGGACGGGACGAAGAATTAAACGAAATATATACACAGTTCCAATCGGGGGGTACAGCCAAACAGATCATCACCGGTTTAGGCGGTGTCGGCAAGACAGAAATCGCCAAGGAATATGCCCATCGTTCTATAAATGACTACAAAGACGCTATCTGGTGGGTTCACGCGGAAACTGAAATGACCGCTTTCAATGACTGCCTTCAATTTGCCGATGCCTTCGGTCTTATACCAGAAGGCATGGATGAAGGACGAAAGCTAACCCCGGAGCAATTGGGCAGACGCTTGAAAAAATGGTTTTTGACGCACAACTCGTGGCTTTTCATTTTTGACAATGCAGAGTAAAGAAAAGATATTGAGCCTTATATTCCAGGTGTACCAACAGGGCATATTTTGATTACAACGCGCAATGATGACTTAATGCCGAGGAAATCAATTGAAATTGAACCTTTTACTCCCCATGACGCGGCGCAGTTTATACGTACGCGGCTTGACGGGTATACGTGTTTATTTAAAAACAAAGCCGACTTGGCCGCACTGACAGAGCGATTGAACTACCTTCCGCTGCCTTTGGAACAAGCGGCGGCATATATGGAGCGTACCGAAATAACCTGTTCGGACTACCTGGCCTTATTGGTGAATGATGGGGCAATAAAAGCGCTTGAATCAAGCCTGGGTAGACCGGCAAATTATCCCCGCACCGTGATAGAAACCCTGGCGCTTTCTTTTGGCAAGTTGAGTGAAAGCGCGGGGCAATTGCTAAGTCTCTTTGCCTATATGTCGCCGGATGGGATTCCATTGGATTTTTTCGAACGGCAGCGGAAAAAGCTCCCTCCTCTCTTAAGTGAAGATTTGGGGGATGCTTACAAACAAAATGAGATTATTGCGGAATTGTTG from Syntrophobacterales bacterium includes the following:
- a CDS encoding toll/interleukin-1 receptor domain-containing protein, with the translated sequence MDAKKYFISYTERDKAWATWIAGVLEEHGQTARIQAWDILPGENFITKMDNFLRECDVCIPIFSEAYLDSAYCKEEWTNAFGRAVKKKDKKIIPVRVTNVEPDGLLYGLVCIDLHDVHDEEKAEQKLLIGIGLQKVSREKPPFPGSAKQRAPFPGSLPQNNLQERNPYFSGRDEELNEIYTQFQSGGTAKQIITGLGGVGKTEIAKEYAHRSINDYKDAIWWVHAETEMTAFNDCLQFADAFGLIPEGMDEGRKLTPEQLGRRLKKWFLTHNSWLFIFDNAE